TTCATCTTTTTGGTGTTCTAAAATCACatttaaaaagtttttttcCCGAAAGTGTTATTATTTAGGATGTGAatgttaattttaaaattttaatagtGGACCTAAAAAAAACTTGTAAATTTTACATATGAgcacaaagggaaaaaaaaaaccacataaCTTCAAGTCCAAGATTGTATGCAGTTTGTCCAATAAATAGATATTCATAATTCAtaatttcatatatacatgttaACTAAAAGCGTTAATCACAATCCAATTATATTGATCTGTTCAAACCCGTTCACTAATAATCCGTCCAAATTGGTCCATTAACTTTAAATGGGTTAAAGTGAGTATATAAGTAAACCCATTTAATTGGTGGATAGTTGATTGATTCgtcttacccatttatacctatttaaaaataaatatacatttaaacTCAAATTTTACTAAATGTTAAGaagataaatttgaatttcctacgaatctaataataataaaatatcatttttctTGTCAAACAACATgtgaaatataaaaaaaaaagtagaatttCAAATTAATCATAAATGAGTAATTGAGTATTCTCATATCTATTtgttaaatggatataaatgaattGATTCAATTATAACTATTACTCAACTAGAATCCGCTCAAACCCGTCTAAGTTAATCATTTGACACCCCTAATGTTAATATATATTGACAAGTGAAAAGTGCAGCATTTATCACGAAGATATACTTATTTATCTCAATATTAAAGTCATTTTTTCATTACAAAAATATTGATAATTTCATAATTTCATGGAAGTATGTAACCAGTGACATAACATAGTCGCCAGTGGCGAATCTTGTCACGAGTCCTCTTTTCAACACTTTGATTATGGGATACACTTTTAACAATATGCCCCCACGTTGTTTTTcgatcactttttttttttaaacctcaCATTCGTTCGTTATGTATGTataatttcttttcaaaaaactccaaaaaagtGGCAGCCCAAACGGGGCCAACAATCTACTATGTTCGGCTGTTCTCCCGCCGGACCCACCGCCGGCGGCCAATAGCCGCCGGACCCACCGGCCGGCGGCGGCTGATGGCCGGCGGCGGCCATGGGTCATCTATAAAAGCATAGATCAAGACTACACTAATCCCTCATCAGTCCAGTCCATCCATACTTCTTCTTCAGGCCTCAGCTACTAAACAATAAACTCTGCTCCACTCAATTCTTTCCTCTGTTTCTTGTGGTTTTTGTCTGAAAATGGCGGCATCAGAAGAAGTGAAAGTGCCAAGAATCAAGCTGGGGTCGCAAGGTTTTGAAGTTTCAGCTCAAGGGCTGGGCTGCATGGGCATGTCAGCCTTCTACGGGCCGCCAAAGCCCGAGCCTGATATGATCAAACTCATCCACCATGCTATTAGCAGAGGCATCACCCATCTTGACACCTCCGATATCTATGGACCTCACACCAACGAAATACTCATTGGCAAGGTACCGTATTTGCAAATTTTCTGCTGTTGTGTGCCATGCATAAACTCTTGTACTTCTAATTTCTAAAAGAGCATATTTGTAAGTATTTTAGTTGGGTATATTATATTTAAACCCCTGCACTTGAAATCTTGTCGCCCTTTATATTATATACGACAACTGGTCACATCAAAGTGAAAGAGGAGGGCACTGTAATTTTTTATATTGAAAGGTATTTATGTGTAATTATCAGaaacttcaggggaggtttctgaaattatccctaatatttatactatatataaagggAGCCTTAAATTTGGTGTaaacttttttttgtcatctTTTAGATTTCCAGCTTCACCCTCTCGATCACTTAATTATACCACCATATTGCTAATCAGCTTAACCACAAATTAACTTTCACCCCAATTATCTAAATATATATTGCCTACATAACTACCTACAAACATTGTAACCAACAAGTTAATTAAAATTCTATTAAAGAActatttttttgacaaatattcAAAAAACTAGTAAAAGAACTATATTGTCTCCCTTAATTTTGTTTGTCAGCACTTAAACTCCATCTGTTTAAATTGTAAGTATTATTAGTCAAATAAGACAATaatattcttcattttttcagATGTTTGTCCTCAATTGTAAGAGAAGGTTGTAGGTCTAGCACATACGTTGAATAGCTGTATCCGATTAGAAGGATTTAGAACTCTTCTaccatctcttttttttttcttttgttttttccttcaaaattctaCATCATAACGGAGTTGGTAAAATAGTACTATTTTCGTCTTTGAAGTTAAAATTGTCATCAATTTATGGAAAGTTTACTATTACTCTGATAAGAGATGTTAAAATTTACTTTTTACGAGCACTAAAGTTTTAAAGATTATGAAAAGAGAATTGTATGAAGGAatagaagggaaaagaaaggtaagaaaatggatggattgtgtttggattgattttggGTGGGGAAAGGAGAGGAAacggaaagaaaaggaaatggatGGATTGTGTTTTGCTCAGACATCATTTCCATACAAAAATAGACGGAAACAGAGGGAAAGAAAATCTAGTTGATGATTTTCTTATAAAATGCCTCAAGCACCCAAATTTTACATAAACTTGAGTAACCATGTGTTTCATATCTGTAGAACTTGCCATTTGTGAAACCTGCTTTAGATATGAATTGTGGGATGCAACAGCAGGCTAGGAATGTTTGACTAAGCAACTTATGTAAATATTTTATCGTTAAGTGAAGTTCCTCTTTTgctgttcaaaaaaaaaaaaaaaaaaagagagagagaaaaaccatTCCTTTAATGTCTGTCATTCTACCAAACAGCAGAtttaggttttctttctttcccatCCATATCTAATCCAAATAAGGCAAATGAGAACTATTTTCCACTActctcctttcctttctttttcactaggatgttttatttatttatttatccttTCCTTTGATCCAAATGGTTGCTAAAAGGGCCCTAAATAATTATTCTACATTGATCAGTTCCctatttttgtattaatttgcATGTGCACGATTCTGTGTATGTTCATGTTGTGCATCAAATCTTGTGAATGACAAAGCTAGAGTGTAAATTTAAGTTGAAGAAAtataaaccaaaaaagaaaatggattgGCTCCTTTAAGAGTATCAGACTTCTAAACCCCAAGGATTACATAATTTTCATATCCTTTGCTATACAAAGAAGTGGCATAGCCTTAACAATGAAGTGCTGGAAAAACTCCAGAAGGACTGTGCCATCCATGAAATCACAATTCCGCTTGCTATACCATGCATTAATGTGTATGCCCTTGATGATTAATATAATGAAATCATGGTTCTAGGCCTTGAAGGAAGGAATAAGAGCGAAAGTGGAGCTAGCAACAAAATTTGCAATCAGTTATCAGGATGGGAAAGTTGATGTACGTGGTGATCCAGCCTATGTGAGGGCTTGTTGTGAAGCGAGTTTGAAGCGGCTTGATGTGGACTGCATTGATCTCTATTATCAACATCGCATCGATACACGTGTGCCCATTGAAGTCACGGTTTGCTCCATCTTGCCATCCACCTCATTCTTGATGAAACAAAAGTTTGATCAACTCCAAATTTCGAATAATTCAGTTTCATGTGCGTTTCAATTCTTCAAAAATTGCACAGAAAAGTTAGTCAACCTTATGGTCTAGGCTAATCTGCAGTATGGTATTGCTGATTTAGCACAAGGCATCCTGAAAAGTGAAAACAATGAAAATGTCTTATATTAGCTTGACAGTCCTGCTGAGGGATATACAGGTTGATATCATGCTATACATTGTACAGCTTTCCTTTAGAAGCAAGAGACCTGAGCATTCTCTTTCATTTGAGATAGGCTATCCAGTTGAGTAATGATATGCTATTTACTTACCTTGTCATTCGTTTTCAGTCGGTGCCAAAAGCACTGCAGATAGAAGTTTTTTAGTCGATATCTAAAAAACGTGGTACTCATTTTGTTCAGAGTATAGCTTTTTGTCTAATTGTGAAAGCCAGCTGCGACTACCCCATTGACCTCTCTAAGCAATTCAAAGATTGCAGCTGCTTGCTTACATTCAGCTTTTATGAAAACAATTTCTGTCTTCTTTTTCTAATATAGTCAGCAAAGAATTGTCTTGTTTTTCCTGAGTATTAGGAAGAAACTTTCTTGCAGTTTAATCACTTAAAATACAGGCAAGTATAAAGGAAATCAAGGAAATTGACAACTGATAATTGATATGTACAGCCATTATTATATCTAGACGAAGTCAACAATGTCGTGTAATCATATTGGAGGAGCATTATGTTGGCATGGTCCGGTGGGCTGTACATAGAGAAGTATCACTGGATGCTTATTGCCATTTTTGTCAATTATTGATTTCAGTTTGACGTATACTTTGTCCACGACTTCATTGAACTAGTGCAACTTTTACTTTTTTGCACGTAATATTTCGATTATCTGCCTAAGTATTGAATGTAATAAATCAGCTTTGCATTTTCTTGTCCATTGAAATTCTCTAGATAGGAGAGCTCAAGAAACTGGTTGAAGAGGGTAAAATAAAGTATATAGGTCTGTCTGAGTCCTCAGCTTCAACAATTCGAAGAGCACATGCTGTTCACCCAATAACAGCTGTGCAGTTGGAGTGGTCATTGTGGAGCAGAGATGTCGAGGAGGAGATTATTCCCACTTGCAGGTAGTGCATATATTCTGCTGCATTTTCTACGTGGTCTAGAAGAAATATGAAGTTCTTAATTCAGTTTTTGGTATAATCTTTCAGAGAGCTTGGAATAGGGATTGTTGCATACAGTCCACTTGGAAGAGGATTCTTCTCTTCAGGTCCAAAGCTGGTCGAGAATTTTACTGAAGGTGACCGCCGAAAGGTTTGTGCATATCCAAAACTATGGAGTTTTTGAGTATAGATTGTTTATAGTTCGAATAAGTTTCTCACTCATCTAGTTTTACCACATTCAGTGACAATCTTGCTTGATATCCCTATTCTTGTCTATCTGTCATATGTTGCTGCACTTTTTGATGTCCAATAATTTGATTAAGCCTTATAATATGATCACATTTAATCAAATTTCTATTAAGCAGAGCAAATCAacaggcttttttttttttcctgtcgaACAAGTCTTGAGGTCTTTAGTTGATTGAATGAATTCAGATTTTGGTGTCCTCTGTATTTAGTTCAAATTAAAAGATATGGCGCTAGCTTTGTCAGATTTTAGATCTTATATTAATTGAAGGTTGTTATTGCATGCTGGACAACAATCACAAGCAATCGATAGTATCGAATTTTAAAGTGCAAAGATGTCCTAAGACGTCAAAACAGGAAGAAACTATGTCACTTTTTATGTAAAAGTCTCTTTTCAGTTTTGAGGGGAAATGGACCTTGGACTTCAATTTCATCATTTAGTCTCAGGCACAGAATTTCATCATTTTGTCCTGTGAAACTATCATTTTTCCTTTACCATTAATCCTAAAACTGAGTTTCATTGGTCAGAAGTGTACTTCTTAGTACAAACAATAGTTGATATGCATTTTAAGGTTCCCCTTTGATGGGAAATGTATCTCAGAACTTAACTCCAACAGTTGATGTTTCCTACTTGGATTATTCAGTCCACCTTGATGCATTGTTCTTTGCCCTGAACTTGTGTCCTTCAAACAATATTGCTGATCATCTTGAAGTAATGTACCGTCTGTTCATTTCTCCCTTCTGATTTCTTGCATTATAGTTTGCTCTTTAATGGGAAATGTATCTCATGATCTACCTTCTACAATTAATGTTTCTTAAGAGTACTCAGTCCAGCTTACTGGATTGTTCTTTCCCCTGAACTTTGTACACCTCAAACAATACTATTGATCATCTTGAAGTTATTCATATTGTCTTCATTTGTAGACGACACATGCTTCACTTCCTTTTGCATTTCTGGCGTTACAGTagcataaaattttgaaattcataCAATGTAGGGTATGCCAAGGTTTCAAGCAGAGAATTTGGAGCACAACAAGAACTTGTACGAGCAGGTCAATGCCATTGCTTCAAGGAAGGGTTGTACCCCATCACAGCTAGCTTTGGCCTGGGTCCATCACCAAGGCAAAGATGTTTGCCCCATACCTGGCACTACCAAGATTGAGAACCTCGATCAGAATATAGGAGCTTTGTCTGTGAAACTGTCGGCAGAGGAAATGGCGGAACTTGAATCTATTGCTTCGGCTATCAAGGGTGAGAGATACGAGTCTGACGCTGGGCTTGGTACTTGGAAAACTTCTGAAACTCCGCCTTTGTCAACCTGGAAGCGGACATGAAGACATACCTTTGTTATGGCAATAATTCCTTCTAGCTATGTGCCTGATGGTGGATTTCACTATATTGAGAGTTGAGTGATATGTAATTGTTCCAATAAATTTTGACATACTATTGTCTCTAGGGCTATGTCAAGTAAAGTTATAAGAAGAATGGAGTATCTTCAGAGAGGTTGTAATAAATAAAGATCTGGTCATGTAAAAGCAGAATATAATCTTCCTTGCAGTTGAATGCATTAAGAGTTATATATTGTACTTTTGAATGATAAAGTGGTCCATTTTTTATGTGCTACTGCTACGAGAGTTATAGATTGTTGAACAGCATTCAATTCAGGACTTATTAAACATAAGCATATAAACATTTTATTCTCGGAATATTTACATCAAAAGAAACTCCAAGGTCACATCATTGTAAAGTGTAAACTATATCATAttaataaaaagcaaaaaaaatgtCTAAATGAGGAAAAAAATGTACTATAGAAGAAGTCAACAATGTCATGTAATCATTTTATCCTAAAATTGAGATTCAAATTTAGTTGATTTGTATTTTGAGTTTCCTCTTTGATGGGAAATGTATCTCAGAACTTTAACTCCAACAGTTGATGTTTCCTACTTGGAGTACTCAGTCCACCTTGATGCATTGATCTTTCCCCTGAACTTGTGCCCGTCAAACAATATTTCTGATCATCTTGAAGTAATTAGTACCATCTGTTCATTACTCCCTTCTGATTTCTTGCATTATAGTTTCCTCTTTAATAGGAAATGTATGTCAAGATCTACCTTCTACAATTGAGATTTCTTAGAGTACTCAGTCCACCTTACTAGATTGTTCTTTTCCCTGAACTTTGTTC
This region of Coffea arabica cultivar ET-39 chromosome 3c, Coffea Arabica ET-39 HiFi, whole genome shotgun sequence genomic DNA includes:
- the LOC113737362 gene encoding auxin-induced protein PCNT115-like, encoding MAASEEVKVPRIKLGSQGFEVSAQGLGCMGMSAFYGPPKPEPDMIKLIHHAISRGITHLDTSDIYGPHTNEILIGKALKEGIRAKVELATKFAISYQDGKVDVRGDPAYVRACCEASLKRLDVDCIDLYYQHRIDTRVPIEVTIGELKKLVEEGKIKYIGLSESSASTIRRAHAVHPITAVQLEWSLWSRDVEEEIIPTCRELGIGIVAYSPLGRGFFSSGPKLVENFTEGDRRKGMPRFQAENLEHNKNLYEQVNAIASRKGCTPSQLALAWVHHQGKDVCPIPGTTKIENLDQNIGALSVKLSAEEMAELESIASAIKGERYESDAGLGTWKTSETPPLSTWKRT